In Asterias rubens unplaced genomic scaffold, eAstRub1.3, whole genome shotgun sequence, a single genomic region encodes these proteins:
- the LOC117306605 gene encoding uncharacterized protein LOC117306605, protein MMQPTSSASTDHIDANSVQLTVQMLKKKAQVTVEIRVNSTVQDLRAAAADKLKLSCPGYLMLIFNNEQLADHQHINQLGLTSDSFIIGKRCFQRGELMGKFEIDPTSLDPKYDYDLTRETKPLVGKTFMRGQYQYEPPYGWMRTALKVVDEYEDNTWLGPDGIRSETATGEWPVSYHGTSKRNLRGIVQDGFKIGPRDRFGPAIYSSPSLENVANYYASTFTYQGKSYSLALQNRVNPEHF, encoded by the coding sequence ATGATGCAGCCAACATCATCTGCAAGCACCGATCACATTGATGCCAACTCGGTTCAACTGACAGTGCAGATGTTGAAGAAGAAAGCGCAGGTTACGGTGGAGATTCGGGTCAACTCGACCGTCCAGGATCTGCGAGCGGCAGCTGCTGACAAACTTAAACTTTCGTGCCCTGGCTACCTGATGCTCATCTTCAACAACGAGCAGCTTGCTGACCATCAGCATATCAATCAACTCGGTCTGACTTCAGACAGTTTTATTATCGGGAAAAGGTGCTTTCAGCGGGGTGAGTTGATGGGGAAATTTGAGATAGATCCTACTTCACTTGACCCAAAATATGACTACGATCTGACCAGGGAGACCAAGCCTTTAGTTGGAAAGACCTTCATGAGGGGTCAGTACCAATACGAGCCTCCGTACGGCTGGATGCGGACGGCTTTAAAGGTCGTCGACGAGTACGAAGACAATACATGGCTTGGCCCGGATGGAATCCGGTCTGAGACAGCCACCGGCGAGTGGCCGGTGTCCTACCACGGAACGTCGAAACGGAACCTCCGTGGAATCGTCCAGGACGGCTTCAAAATCGGACCAAGAGATCGGTTCGGCCCAGCTATATACAGCAGTCCATCCTTGGAGAACGTTGCTAACTATTACGCCTCGACGTTCACGTACCAAGGGAAGAGTTACTCACTCGCTCTGCAGAACAGGGTTAACCCGGAACATTTTTGA